A genomic stretch from Ovis canadensis isolate MfBH-ARS-UI-01 breed Bighorn chromosome 5, ARS-UI_OviCan_v2, whole genome shotgun sequence includes:
- the SLC34A1 gene encoding sodium-dependent phosphate transport protein 2A isoform X3, producing MISYGENLGGRAVSPLPVRGGHMMHGAAFAYVPSPQVLHRIPGTSAYGFPSVGPMALPEHGCPYGEVVEHHDPLPAKLALEDERKPEPGLIQKLRRAGVTLLKVPLMLSFLYLFVCSLDVLSSAFQLAGGKVAGDIFKDNAILSNPVAGLVVGILVTVLVQSSSTSTSIVVSMVSSGLLEVSSAIPIIMGSNIGTSVTNTIVALMQAGDRTDFRRAFAGATVHDCFNWLSVLVLLPLEAATGYLHHITRLVVASFNIRGGRDAPDLLKIITEPFTKLIIQLDKSVITSLASGDESLRNHSLIRVWCYPDPTEPFPRPTKLEKRNLVESSSLHFNKPTS from the exons ATGATATCTTACGGAGAGAATCTGGGGGGCCGGGCTGTCTCCCCACTCCCAGTCCGTGGGGGGCACATGATGCATGGAGCGGCCTTTGCCTACGTGCCCAGCCCACAGG TCTTGCACAGGATTCCAGGGACCTCGGCCTATGGCTTCCCGAGCGTGGGCCCCATGGCCCTCCCAGAGCATGGCTGCCCCTACGGGGAGGTTGTGGAGCACCATGACCCACTGCCTGCCAAGCTGGCCCTGGAGGATGAGCGGAAGCCAG AACCTGGATTGATCCAGAAGCTGCGCCGGGCTGGTGTGACACTCCTCAAGGTGCCACTGATGCTTTCCTTCCTCTACCTCTTCGTCTGCTCCCTGGACGTGCTCAGCTCAGCCTTCCAGCTGGCTGGAG GGAAGGTGGCTGGCGACATCTTCAAGGACAACGCCATCCTGTCCAACCCGGTGGCGGGCCTGGTGGTGGGGATCCTGGTGACTGTGCTGGTACAGAGCTCAAGCACCTCCACGTCCATTGTGGTCAGCATGGTCTCCTCCGGCC TGCTGGAGGTGAGCTCTGCCATCCCCATCATCATGGGCTCCAACATCGGCACCTCTGTCACCAACACTATCGTGGCCTTGATGCAGGCGGGAGACAGAACTGACTTCCGGCG ggcCTTTGCGGGGGCCACCGTACACGACTGCTTTAACTGGCTGTCAGTTCTGGTGCTGCTGCCCCTAGAGGCTGCCACGGGGTACCTGCACCACATCACTCGACTTGTGGTGGCTTCCTTCAACATCCGTGGTGGCCGCGACGCCCCTGACCTGCTCAAGATCATCACGGAGCCCTTCACTAAGCTCATCATCCAG CTGGACAAGTCTGTGATTACCAGCCTTGCCTCGGGGGACGAGTCCCTGAGAAATCACAGCCTCATCCGGGTTTGGTGTTACCCAGACCCCACAGAG cccttTCCTAGACCCactaaattagaaaaaagaaatctggtgGAGTCCAGCAGTCTACATTTCAACAAGCCCACTAGTTGA